The nucleotide window TGGAGGCTTCTGAAGCGTTTGGTTCCACTGGAAGTCAGAAATTATTTAAAGTAGAACTGCCTATGGCAAAGCAAACAATCATGGCTGGTGTAAACCAAACGGTAATGTTGTCACTATCAATGGTTGTTATTGCATCCATGATCGGTGCGCCTGGTTTAGGTCGTGAAGTATTATCAGCTCTACAACGTTCAAACGCAGGTACTGGGTTTGTTGCCGGGCTAGGTATTGTTATTTTGGCGATCATCATCGATCGTCTGACGCAAAATCTTTACAAGGATAAGAAATAACTTAGTGAGTTACTTCCTAATAATGGAAGCTCAAATAAAAAATTTAGAATAAGGGGAGATTATTTTATGTTGAATTCAACATGGAAAAAGTTAACACTAGCTGCAATGCTAATGTTTGTATTAGTTGTAGCTGCAGCATGTGGCTCTGACGATGGCGGAGATTCAGATTCAGAAGGCGATTCTGAAGAGAACGGTGAAGAAACTTCTGGAGATGACAGCTCAAACGTTGGAGACGGTCAAGAGATCGAATTAGTATACGTTGAGTGGGATACAGAAGTAGCTTCTACTAACGTAGTAGGTAAAGTACTTGAGGATTTAGGTTATGAAGTAGAACTAACTCCACTTGATAATGCAATTATGTGGGAAACAGTTGCTAGTGGCGAAGCTGATGGTATGGTAGCTGCATGGTTACCTGGAACACACGGTGATCTTTATGAAGATCATAAGGACAGCCTAGTAGATCTAGGTGCAAACTTGGAAGGCGCTAAAATTGGTCTTGTTGTTCCAGAATACATGGAAGCAAGCTCTATCGCAGATCTTACTGATGAAGCTGATCAAACAATTACTGGTATCGAAGCAGGTGCTGGTGTTGTAGCTGCAGCTGAATCTGCACTTGAAGATTACGATAACCTATCTGACTGGTCTGTTGAGCCTTCTTCTAGTGGTGCTATGGCAACTGCACTAGGCGAAGCGATTGACAATGAAGAAAATATCATTGTAACTGGTTGGTCTCCTCACTGGAAGTTCGCTGAATATGACCTTAAGTATCTAGAAGATCCTGAAGGTTCATTTGGTGGTGAAGAGAATATCGCAACAATGGTGCGTGAAGGACTTGAAGAAGATATGCCAAACGCATATAAAGTTCTAGATAACTTTGCTTGGGAAACTGCTGACATTGAATCTGTTATGTCTGCGATTCAAGGCGGCACAGATCCAGAAGAAGCAGCAGCTAACTGGGTTGAAGAAAACGAAGATAAAGTATCTTCATGGACTGAAGGCGTAGAATAATTTATTTTTAGAAATTATTAACAGAGAGAGAAAGAGGAGTGTAATATTTTTTATGTTCCATTTTGGTGAAAAATTTGGAAAGGCTATGCTTATGCTTAGCCTTTTTCTTTTATTATTTGTTGCTGCATGCGGTAATAGCGATGAAAGTGATGAAGAAGGAAACGAAAACGAAGAGAGCTCATCGAACTATGGTGAAGAGCTTGAACATACCATCACTGGAATTGAACCTGGTGCCGGAATAACTGTAACTACTGAGAAAGCAATTGAAGAATATGATAGTTTAAATGGCTGGACATTAGAGCAGTCTTCCACAGCAGCGATGGTAAAAACTTTAGAAGAAGCGATTAATAATGAAGAACCCATTATTGTTACTGGTTGGAACCCACACTGGAAGTTTGCAAAGTTTGATAATTTGAAGTATCTAGATGACCCAGAGAATGTTTACGGCGCTGAGGAAGATATTCGTACTTTAGCTCGTACTGGTTTAGAAGATGATAAACCAAATGCATTCAAATTATTGGACCAATTCGAGTGGTCTGTAGAAGACATGGAATCGATCATGTATGAATCACAGGACACGGGAGAAGACATCGATGTAATAGCTAAACAATGGGTTGAAGATAATGAAGATAAGGTTTCGGATTGGACAGATGGAGTAGAGGACGTTGATGGTGTTGAAATTGAACTAGTCTCGACTCCGTGGGATTCTGAACGTGCTTCTTCAAGTGTATTGGCTGAAGTTATGACCCAAAAAGGTTTTAATGTAACAGTCACTCCGGTTGACGTAGCAGTAGTATTCGAATCGGTTTCAGGTGGAGATGCTGATGCTACTGCTGCAGCATGGCTACCACTTACTCACGCTGACTTTTATGAAGATGTTAAAGATGACGTCGTTGATTTAGGTGCAAACCTAACCGGTGCGAAGATCGGTCTAGTTGTTCCTGAATATATGGATATTGACTCGATTGAAGATTTAAAAGCAGCAGAATAATGATAAGAAATCACATGGCGAGATAGCCGTGTGATTTTTTTGTTTTTGCTCTGTTAGCTTAGTGTTTAAATAAATTAAATAAGTGTGATGACGAAAAAAACACGCTACCATTGAATTGGCAACGTGTTTTAGTTGATTAAACTTCCTGTTGTTCGTTCTTTTCTTTCATTTTATCCTCAAGATCTTTAAGGCTTTCTTCAATTTGTCTTAAGTGTTCTTGTAAATTCTCTTGGTGTGGCTCAATTGTTTCTTTCCAACTTTCAATTGACGTTTTAATATCTTGGGATAGATCTTTTAATAATGCAGCACCTTCTTTAGATGTCTGTGTCAGTTGGTTTTTAAGATCTAATCCGTTTTCTTGGAGTTCTTGCATGATATCTCTTAAGCGCTCACTCTGGTCTTTCACCTTCGTGCGCAATTCTGCTCCGGAACTAGGTGTTGTTAATAATGAAACGGACGCACTGACTACACCACCGACTAGTGCTCCTAGTAATAAGGATTTTCCACTTGGCATCAAAATTAACCCCTTTCTATTCATAGTACTATTATAACCCTTTTTCCCTATAATGTTTAGGGATAATCACATGTTTGGTTAATATTCATTCATAATAATTAATTAATTTTACTAGAGATTCTACTTGCTATTTCTTGAAGCTTCTCAGGAGTGTATTCATTTTCGTGAGTTGTCCAATTCGATTTGAATCCATCATTCTCATCATAACGAGGTAGTAGATGGAGGTGCAAATGGAATACGCTTTGATCGGCAAAAGAGCCATTATTATTCAGTATATTCATACCTTGTGGTTGATAGGCTTCTTTAATTGCATTAGCTATCTTAGGGATTGCCGAAAATAAATTCGAAGCTGTTTCTTCATCTGTTTCAAATACATCTTTACAATGCTTTTTCGGGATAACTAAAGTATGCCCTTCAGTTACTTGACTTATATCTAAAAAGGCATAGACATGTTCATCTTCATAAACTTTTGCTGAAGGGATCTCTCCGTCTAAAATTTTACAAAAGACACAATCTGACATTTTCATCCTCCTCAATAAGCTCGGTTACTTAACATTTTAACGTATCCTTTTGTCGAATAACAGAATAAAAAGGCTAAACTATATTTTCTTCTAGAATTTTTGATATGATTAATGGAGAAATGTAGATAGAAGAGAGGGTTAAGATGAGCCAGTTACTAGAGATTAATCAATTAGTGGGTGGATACACGCAGCAAGATGTATTACACGGGATATCTTTTGAAGTGAAAAAAGGTGAGGTTGTTGGGCTTATTGGATTGAATGGGGCAGGGAAAAGTACAACCATCAAGCATATTATTGGGCTGATGAATGCAAAGAAAGGTTCCATTACAATAAACGGGTCTTCAATCAATGAGGATTTAGAAAATTATCGCACAGAGTTCGCTTATATCCCTGAAATGCCTATGTTATATGAAGAGTTGACACTAGATGAACACCTTCATTTAACGGCAATGGCGTATGGTATTGATGAAAAGACATATAAAGATCGAGTGGGTTACTTATTAAAAGAGTTTCGATTAGACCAGAAACTTAACTGGTTCCCCGTACATTTTTCTAAAGGTATGCGTCAGAAGGTGATGATCATGTGTGCATTTCTTGTACGTCCTTCCTTATATATAGTGGACGAGCCATTCGTAGGTTTGGATCCTATAGGAATTCAATCTTATTTGGATACGATGAATGAAATGAAAGAACAAGGTGCAGGGGTGTTGATGTCGACCCATATTTTAGCGACAGCTGAAAAATACTGTGACCGGCTCGTCATTTTGCATCAAGGGAAAATTCGCGCAAAAGGTACACTTGAAGAATTGAGATCAGAATTCTCAATGCCAAAAGCTAGCCTTGATGACATTTATATTTCGTTGACAAAGGACGATGAATCAAATGGATACTAATGCCCTTTGGAAGGACCGACTGAGTAGTCATGTGAAAATGACCAGCAGATACTTACGATTGATGTTTAATGATCACTTAGCATTTGCGCTCATATTTTTTGCTGCGGGGTTCGCATATTTTTACCAGCAATGGTTGGAAACCGTACCTAATGACTTCCCGGTAGCGTGGTTGATGGCTCTAATTCTAGGGCTATTGTTGACGTATAGCCCCGTCCGTACATTTTTTAAAGAAGCTGATATGGTTTTCTTACTAAGTGTCGAAAATCGTTTATCGCCGTATATAAAAAAGAGTTTCATATACAGCTTTGTAATGCAAAGTTACTGGATCGCTATATTTCTATTTGGATTTACACCTTTATATTTAACAATTTACCAAGGTGTTTCTTCCTCTTATTTATTATGGTTGTTCGTTATTCTACTAATCGTGAAACTAGGGAATATGATCGCGATGTGGTTTATTCAAAAATCGCGAGACCCTCGACTACATTATTTGGATTATGGCATTCGCTTCGTTATCAATCTTATGATTGTTTTCTTTTTGATCAATCAGGGCATCCTTTTTGCGATTATTGCAGCAGCACTATTGGTGGGCGTTGGATTTTTAAACTATATGAATATCCATCAGAAGTTCAGTTTACCTTGGGACTTGTTGATTGAAAAAGAAGAAGCGCGTTTGCAGTTTTTTTACCGAATGGCGAACATGTCTACGGATGTTCCGAACTTGAAACGAAAGCCTAAGAAGCGTCATATGCTTGTTAGGTGGATTACGAAACTTTTTGATTATAAAAAAGATAACACGTTCCTTTACTTATACAGCATCACTTTTATTCGTAGCCGTGATTATTTCGGTATGTATATCCGTCTCGTGGCATTAGCTATATTCTTTATCTTTTGGGTACCACTATTCGCAGGCAAAGTTATATTCGCGATGTTACTACTATTCGTCACTGGCTTCCAGTTCATACCGATTTATCAACACTACCGATCGTTAGACTGGATACAGCTTTACCCGGTCAATATTGACGTTAGGAGAAAAGCAGTCCACATATTAATTATTTCACTAATGGTAATTATGGTATCTGTGCTGGTTGTCACATTCTTTATCGTGACTGGTTGGAGTGAAGCATTAATGTTTGCTGGGTTAGCAGTTGCCTTTACTGTGCTATTTGAAAGGTTCTACGTAAAAAACCGAATCGCTCGTTTAGAAGGGTAGATATTATTGAAAGCTGGCTGTTAAAGTCAGCTTTTTTTGTGTTCTTTTGATTAAATTATCAAGGAATTTATTGATCAAAGTCTCCTGATGTAAACTGCTTACTGCCACACTTTACCAACCAATCTTTTAGTACTGCAAAGCGTTTATTCGTTGTTGTTCACAAACCGACATTATAGTGGTAGACTCTACAAGGTTCAACACAGAGAGAAAGGTACGATCACTATGATGATGTCGAGAAGAAAGAGATCAAAAACTACTAAAATAGAACAATTGATATATATAATCATTGGTTCTGCAATTGTTGCGTTTGCTTATAACGGATTTTTACTCCCGAACTACGTGGCTGCTGGGGGAGTCAGTGGTATAAGTACAATTACAGAATCATTATTCGGATTAGAACCTGCTTATGTGATTTGGGGAATTAATCTCCCACTACTAGTTGCGGCCTATTACTTATTAGGCAAAGCTTCTGCTTTAAGATCGGTGGCTGGATCAATAATCCTTCCGTTCTTCGTATTCATCACTCGCAACCTAGAACCGATTACTTCTGATGCCCTTCTTGCTGCGCTATTCGGAGGACTAGGAGTCGGAATAGGTTTAGGAATAGTTTTTCTAGGAGATGCTTCCACGGGTGGCACGGCACTTATTGCTCAAATGATCCATAAGTTTACGAACTTCTCATTAGGGGCAGCAATTGCAATGATCGATGGATTGATTGTGCTAACAGCAATTATTGTATTTGATATTGAATTAGGATTATATGCTCTGATCGGACTTTACATGACGAGCAAGTCGATCGATCTGGTTCAAACTGGGTTCAATCGCACGAAAACGACTCTCATTGTTTCTAATCACTATCAAGAAGTACATGATGCGATTTATAAAAGAATTGATCGTGGAGTTACAAAGCTTGCTGCACAAGGCGGTTTCACTGAAGCTGATAGGCCAGTTCTTATGTGTGTTGTATTTCAAACAGAAATGGGTGCACTGAAGCGGACAGTGAAAGAAATTGATCCTGAAGCTTTTGTGATTGTCATGAATTCATCTGAAGTCCTTGGTCAAGGATTTTATGAAGCTGTATAATATGAGAAGGAATCTTCCTCTTGTTATCGAAATAGTTATTCAAGAGGGAGGGATGTGAAATGATTACATCTACAACAAACCATTTAGATGGTAAATTTGTTACTGACTATATTCAACTGGTTTCAGGTCAAACGATTATGGGTGCCAACGTTGTCAGGGATTTCATGGCAGGAATCACTGATATGGTCGGTGGAAGAAGCGGCACTTATGAAAACAAACTTAATGAAGGTAAAGAGATTGCCATTCGTGAGATGCAAGAGGAAGCTGCCAAGTTGGGGGCTGATGCAGTAATCGGAGTCGACCTTGATTTTGAGACTTTGCGCGATGGAATGATGATGATCGTTGCAACAGGTACAGCAGTTAAAATAAGTGAGCATGAGTAAAAGTGTGAATACGAAGTGAAATGAAAAATCCGAACTATCTTTCGATAAATTCGGATTTTTTCTTTAATTACTAGTCATAATCGTTGAAATACTAGTCGCAAGTCCAACCTATCTAAATAAAAAACTCCAAACTATTTAAAAGTTCGGAGTTATGAAAGATGTTCTGATCAGCATTAATTGTTCTCTTGATATTTTCGGTAGCCATGTAGCAAAGCTTTTGCCGCAGTAGGAAGTGCGCGCTCATCGATATCGAATTTTGGGTGATGGTGAGGGTAATAGTGCCCTTCCTTTTGAGCTCCAGTAAAGAAGAAGGCACCAGGGCGTTCCTCTAAATAGTAAGCAAAATCTTCTCCACCCATTACCGGAGGCACTTCTTCGATTCCAGCTGTTCCATCAATTTCATTACCTTGATCTAGGTAGTAAGAGACTTCTTTTTCGTGATTATTGACTGTCGGGTACCCTTTAACGTAATCCAACTCGTAATCAGCATCGTAACTGGTCGTTATGCCTTTCAATATGCGATCCATCTCTTCAATGATGCTTTCTTGTGTTTCTTTATTCAGGATACGGACCGTGCCAACAAGTTTTGCTGTATCAGGAATAACGTTAAACGCATTTCCAGCTTCTACGCGTCCAATTGTCAACACTGCTGATTCAAGTGGATCGATTCTACGGCTAACGATTTGCTGAAGTTCAACAATTGCCTGACCGGCCATTACCACGGGATCCTTGGTTTGGTGTGGCATTGCTCCGTGTCCGCCTTTACCCTGAATCGTGATTTCAAATCTATCGGCTCCAGCCATGAAAGGGCCACGAGAGGATTGAATCACATTTAATGGAGCATTCGACCATAAGTGTGTTCCAAAGACAGCATCTACTCCGTCTAGAACACCTTCGTCAATCATCGGCTTGGCACCACCCGGGGCATATTCTTCTGCAGGTTGATGAATCAGTACCATGGTACCTGGTAAGTTTTCTTTCGAGGACCAAACAGCCTCTGCAAGACCAAGAAGGGTCGACGTATGACCATCGTGACCACAAGCGTGCATGACTCCATCTACTTTGGATTTATACGGTACATCATTTTCTTCTTGGATTGGTAATGCATCGAAATCAGCACGCAAAGCTACTGTTTTACCTTCTTTTCCACCTTCAATTCGAGCAACAATACCATATCCTCCAATATCTTTTTCATAAGGAATGCCTAATTCATCATAACGTTTTGTAATATATTCTGAGGTCTCTTTTTCATGAAAAGATAACTCAGGGTGTTGATGTAAGTATCTTCTATCCTCGACCATGCGATCATATTGCTGATCGATGGACTGATTTACCTGATCCCAGTTCATCTCATTCTCCCTTTCTATGTAAAAGTTATGTTCTAGTATAACAAAAATTCTGTTTTTCAAAAGAAAAAGGGAGGTGGTTTTAAACCACACTCCCGATTCATTTCTAATTAAAATCTTGAATCATCCAACAGGCGTTGAATTTCTTCTTTGTGATGAGTTTCATCAGAAATTAAATCATCTAATTTTACTACAAGCTCTGTATAGCCAAGTTCTTCAGCTTGGACTTTGCGCTTTTCATAACGTTCAATCGTATCGATCTCAGCCTGCATCGCTGTTTCAAGCATGTCTTTAACCTCAGTCTTAGGTTTAACTTCAGCAGGTTTCGTGGTCGGTGCTCCACCTAAAGTCTTGATCTTTTCTGATAAGTAAAGCGCGTGGCCTGACTCATCTTCAACTTCTCCTTGGAAAAATGGTTTAAGCACCTGACGATACAGCCCTGAGACTGTTGCAGCATAATAAGTGTACATAATCATCGCACCATACTCGTGTGATAAATCTTCGTTTAAACCGTCAATTAATTCTTTTAATTTTTGATCCATGTCAATCATCCTTTCTCGTAAATGTTCATCCATCCATTAATGTACCCTATAGATCATTAGATTAAACGAAAAGACATCTCGGTCTCTAGACTTAGTCAAAAACATGCCACAGTATGTTCAAATTAAATGGTAAAATAGATATGATAGTTATAATTCAATATAACTACAACAATTGCTGGCGGTGAACAGAATGTTTTTGACAAAATTTATAAAGTTACTTATAGCTTTTTTCTTAATATTGCTAGGTGTAACCTTCCTAATGACAAACCTCAACATTATTTCCTTGGAAATATCCAATGTCGTTTGGGATTCTTGGCCTGTTATTCTTATTCTACTCGGCTTAATCAGCATCCGAAATAATTTTCATCCTAACAAAGGAGGAAGTTGGTTTTTCGGATTCCTCATGATTATCTTCGGGGGATTATTGTGGGCAGGTAATTTTGGTTATATCGACTTCAGTTTTATTGATATTTGGAAGTTGTGGCCACTGTTATTGATTTACATCGGTGCGAATATAATGTTTGGAAAAAAAGCGTTAACTGTAAAAATTGTGACTTCTGAAGATGAAGCGGGTAAAACAAGAAAGCAATGGGAATACCATGCTAACGAGCAAGCTGAAAGAAAGTTCTCAAAGGAAAAAGAGAAAAGAAATCACAGAAAAAATAATGATATTTTAGACGACATTGATGATCAAATCAACGATGCTATGAGTCAAGTGGATGATGCACTTAATCAAGTGAGTAACACATTTAAAAGTGATAAGAAAAAAGATTATAAAAGATATTCCAAAGTAGCAAGTAAACATTTTATTTTAGATATGAATTATTCAAAAGATGATTGGGAAGTTGAACCTCTTGATATATCTACGGGAATTTCAAATTTATATTTTGATTTCTCAAAGGCGTACATTCCAGACTATGAAACGAATATAAATTTAAGGGGATATATCGCAGATGTTGTGATGAAGATCCCAGAACATATCCCTGTAAGAATCTCAGGAAAAGTGAACATCGGTGAAGTGACTATTTTTGATGAAAACTCTGGAGGCCTAGGGAATGCAATAAAATATGAATCACCAGATTACCAAACTGCAACTAGGAAATTAGATATTCATATGAATTATCGGATAGGCGAAGTGCAAGTGATTTCAGTATAGGAGAGTTGCCGATGTTAAAGCATTTAAAGGGAATTCGTTTCCAATTCATGCGAATGGAATTATACATTATATATTTTTCTTTATTAGTGATCTCATTGATCATGTTTTTCACATATTCAGTCCTGCAGCCTCAATGGTTAACTTTGCAATCCATTTTTCTTGGCTTAGGTCTTGTGGTCCTTATTATGACACCTGTAAGTTTATATGTGAGCTTTCGTAAGACGAAAGATTTGAAAGAAAGACTTCAAACGTTTTCTGTCTTTTTATCTACATTATCGCAAGGGAAATATTCTGCTCGGTTGCTTCATTATGAAAAAGAAGATGAGTTGGATACGATCGGATCTGAATTGAATGACTTGGCAAAAAAACTTCAGGATCAGGTGAAATCATTACAAAAGCTTGCGGATGAAAAATCAGAATACGCCCAACAAGCTCACCTTGCAGCAACAATTGAAGAACGTCAACGACTTGCTCGGGATTTACATGATGCAGTCAGCCAACAGCTTTTCGCGTTGAGTATGATGTCTCAAGCGACAGTTAAATTGATAGATCAGAAGCCTGAACAAGCCAAAGGACAAGTAAAAGAGATCGCAGACATGGCTTTGCAAGCTCAAAATGAAATGCGCGCCCTCTTATTGCATTTAAGGCCTGTTCATTTAACAGGGGAAGGTCTTCAAGCAGGATTATTGAGCCTCATTGAAGAATTAAAAAAGAAATGTACTTTAAACTTTGAGACGGACTTCGACGCATCTGTCCAAGTTTCTCAGTCAAAAGAAGAACATTTATTTAGGATGATTCAAGAGGCGCTTTCCAACATTCTTAGGCACGCTAATGCCCATAAGGTCGTCATGAAGATGAAAGACCACCAAGATAGTATCTACATACATATCAGTGACGACGGTGAAGGTTTTCATTCGGAAGAACAGTTGAAAAACAAAACTTCATATGGACTAAAAACGATGAAGGAACGGTGCGAAGAAATTGGAGGTACATTCCGCCTGAAATCTAAAGAGGGGGAGGGTACTTATATTGATATTAGGATACCGAAGTAGGGGGTAGGATTATGGGAACGATTCGCTTAGTGATTGTGGATGATCATGATGTAGTGCGAAAGGGTTTAAGAACTTATTTAATGACTGAAGATACGATTGATGTCGTAGGAGAAGCTTCGAGTGGAAACGAAGGCGTCGAAGTAGTTTTAGAACAAAATCCTGATGTCGTCTTAATGGACTTGATTATGGAGAACGGAACGGGAATTGAAGCAACGAAAAAAATTATTGAAAAGAATCCAGCTTGTAAAATAATCATTTTAACAAGTTTCTATGATGATGAAAAAGTATTCCCAGCCCTTGAAGCGGGGGCATTCAGCTATATGTTGAAAACTTCTTCCGCTGAAGAAATAGCTTCTGCAATCAAAAAAGCCGCTACAGGTGAAAATGTCATTGAACCGAAAGTGGCAGGAGCCATGATGAATCGTATCCGTACGCCCGAGCGTAAACTCCATGATGACTTGACTGAACGAGAACTGGAAGTACTCATGTGTGTTGGCAATGGACTGACAAATACCGAGATCAGCGAAAAGTTATATATTGGTATTAAGACAGTTAAAACGCACGTCAGTAATATTTTGAGCAAACTTGATGTCCAAGACCGTACTCAAGCTGCCGTTTATGCACATCGAAATGGTTTAATGAAAGAGAAACAATAATTTATGCAAATCCCTAGTTCAACGCCGAATTAGGGATTTTTCTCATAGAGGAGGAGGCTATGATGATAAAAAGGAAAGTGCTCACAAGCTTATTAGCAACTCCTTTATCACTGATGGTTATTTTTGTTGTAATGTTTGGGGAGTGGAAGGATCCACTTGAGTTGGTTGTTATGTCTCTCATGTTCTGCTTGTTTTTAGCTCCATACATTCTTTTCTATGCGATTCCAGCGACCTTGATTTCAGATTATATTACACGAAAGTTGAATGGACTGAGAAGAACTGGTGTAGCATTGTGTGTTCATTTGATATTTGGAATGAGCTTCGTATTAATCCTGAGTATATTTAATACTGTGAGGGAATCGGAAGTAGAAATCGTGTTCATCTCAGGAGTTGTAGTAGCTATTTTCTTCTGGGTGATCGATGAAATTGTTAGAAGAAAAAACGTCCTGATTGATAAGTAACCAGGACGTTCCATTAGATTTTTTATTTAACGACATTCAACTTCGTCAAATAAGATTCTCCCGCGATGAATGACGGTTTCTCTTTACTTTCTGGTCCAGATTTTTGGTGAGCCTTGTCGAAAGCCTTGGATTCTCTCCATTGTTTAAATGAAGCTTCATCTTTCCACTGGGTAAACACGATATAAGTATTGCTATTCTTAGGCCGTAGGATTCGAATGGCTTGGAATCCTTCAGTATCTTCGATTTTACCTGCGCGATTTTTGAATCGGTCTTCGAAAATCGGACGCCCTTCTTGGGTGACAGGAATGTTATTCAAAACGATGAACCCTTCCTGGGAAAGCGACCCTTCATGATCAATCACTTCGTATTCGTGTGCTTCTTTAAAAACTTCTTGAGATTCACCTTCGATGAAAGCGACTGCTTTATCTTCATCCTCTGATACTACGATAGAGTTATCTTTTTCTTTCAAAGACGTTAAGTAATCGGTGGTGCCATGTGTAATCCATAGTTTGTTCATTCGAATATCTCCTTTTCATCAATAAGTATGACTCAGTTTTTACATTACATTCATCTTTACCCTAATTACTCGTTATGCTATCTTACAATCAATTAAAGTTCAAAATAATTTAATCATTTAAAGGGGCTAAATATATGGGCAGCAGTTATTTACAAGAAGAACACTACATGTTTCGTGACTCCCTACGAAAATTTTTAGAAAAAGAAGCGGTTCCTTTTTACGAAGATTGGGAAGAGGAGAGGATGATTCCTCGAAAGCTATGGACGAAGATGGGTGATAATGGTTTCCTATGTCCTTGGCTTGATGAGGAGTTTGGAGGATTAGGAGCAGATTTCGGCTATTCGGTTGTATTTAATGAAGAAATCGAGCGCGTAGGCACGAGCATGATCGGGTTAGGACTACATAATGATATAGTAGTTCCGTACCTGAATGACTATGGTTCTGCAGGAAAAAAAGTAGAGTGGTTACCGAAATGCGTTTCAGGTGAGTGCATAACAGCGATTGCGATGACGGAACCTGATGCAGGGTCAGATCTTGCTGGTATTAAGACTACTGCGATAAAAGATGGAGACCATTATATTTTGAACGGTCAAAAAACCTTCATAACGAATGGTATATTAGCTGATTTGGTTGTAGTCGTGTGTAAAACTGATCCAAGCGCGGGTCATAAAGGCATCAGTCTCTTAGTTGTAGAAGAGGGGATGGAAGGCTTTTCTAAAGGTAGAAAACTGGATAAAGTGGGTCTTCATGCACAAGACACAGCTGAATTATTTTTTGAAGATGTTAAAATTCCTGAAGAAAACTTGTTGGGTGAAGAAGGCAAAGGGTTTTATTACTTGATGGAGAAATTACAGCAAGAGCGATTGATTGTCGGAATCAGCGGCCAGGTTGCTGCTGAAGAAATGTTAGAAATGACCATGGATTACGTTAAGGAGAGAAAAGCTTTCGGAAAGCGTGTATCACAATTTCAAAATACACAATTCAAAATAGCCGAAACGGCAACGGAAATAAAAATTGGTCGGACATTCTTAGATGATGTGATTTCTAAACATATGGATGGAGAAGAAGTTGTCACGGAAGTATCAATGGCTAAGTGGTGGATCACAGATATGGCGAGACGGACCGCAAATACTTGTATGCAATTGCACGGTGGATATGGCTATATGGAGGAATATCCGATTGCACGCAGGTATCGGGATATACCTGTTTCTTCTATTTATGCAGGGACGAACGATATCATGAAAAATATTATCGCGAAAAATATGGGGTTATAATCAGTAAAGCACAGGCGCTCGTGTA belongs to Halalkalibacillus sediminis and includes:
- a CDS encoding acyl-CoA dehydrogenase family protein, whose protein sequence is MGSSYLQEEHYMFRDSLRKFLEKEAVPFYEDWEEERMIPRKLWTKMGDNGFLCPWLDEEFGGLGADFGYSVVFNEEIERVGTSMIGLGLHNDIVVPYLNDYGSAGKKVEWLPKCVSGECITAIAMTEPDAGSDLAGIKTTAIKDGDHYILNGQKTFITNGILADLVVVVCKTDPSAGHKGISLLVVEEGMEGFSKGRKLDKVGLHAQDTAELFFEDVKIPEENLLGEEGKGFYYLMEKLQQERLIVGISGQVAAEEMLEMTMDYVKERKAFGKRVSQFQNTQFKIAETATEIKIGRTFLDDVISKHMDGEEVVTEVSMAKWWITDMARRTANTCMQLHGGYGYMEEYPIARRYRDIPVSSIYAGTNDIMKNIIAKNMGL